In Humulus lupulus chromosome 6, drHumLupu1.1, whole genome shotgun sequence, a single genomic region encodes these proteins:
- the LOC133786094 gene encoding receptor-like protein 6, which translates to MGSLILRFSFTGFLFLTLLCFSFSQPVCHDDERSSLLQFKESFIINMSASYFSSLSYSKVAFWTNKEDTRNCCMWHGVECDEITGHVIGLDLSSSYLYGSIDSTSSLFNLTHLQSLDLADNHFNYSQIPRAIKRLSMLTNLNLSYSVFSGQIPSEVSELSKLSNLDLSYNIGQVPGENVLELKKPNNLETLVSNLTSLEKLHLSYVDISSAVPKSLDNLSSLKSLLLEDCKLTGEFPINIFQLPNLQSLNVMFNKDLTVRFPVVLDQKSSLKSLLLRGTGFSGDLPSSIEKLASLTELDGGSCNFSGVIPTSIGKLKQLTSLDLSNNYFVGQIPSSIGNLTQLSRLTLSSNQFSGPIPLSFSKLINLETLWLDDNNLSGTMNFDMFNGLKNLTGLFLSRNNFSLLVSPHEINETFPQFTSLQLSKCNLRNFPEFLRHQKQIESLDLGDNHIASRIPDWMWNMSMESLDSISLSNNSLIGELSPTICSRSFLKVLDLSHNRLGGKLPQCFGNFSKSLSILKLRNNSFSGNIPQFTNGNQLTIIDFGYNLFEGKLSKSLTNCKMLGYLNVERNNLNDVFPYWLGILRELRILILQGNEFHGVIREPKTNHRQFAKLRIIDISFNSFNGRLPIEYIQSWKAMESTSAEDFEYMMSIPFELKENSSGLTLRMNYFFQITTAIKGRHRHYQYIQNIIAVINLSNNKFVGEIPEAIGNLKELYSLDLSNNHLKGGIPSSLSNLRALESLDISQNALSGKIPIELDQLSFLQYFNVSHNQLSGSIPQYHLSTFEASSYEGNVGLYGMPLQNFCGHSSSPEYSFPSSEEESSYIFQFGWKVVAIGYGCGFLIGSFVGKIVIARKPNWLVMTFGIRS; encoded by the coding sequence ATGGGATCATTGATACTTCGCTTCAGTTTCACTGGTTTTCTCTTTCTGACCTTATTATGTTTCTCTTTCTCGCAGCCAGTTTGCCATGATGATGAAAGGTCTTCGTTGTTGCAGTTCAAGGAAAGTTTTATTATTAACATGTCtgcttcttatttttcttctctttcttaTTCGAAGGTTGCCTTCTGGACAAACAAAGAAGACACAAGAAATTGTTGCATGTGGCATGGGGTTGAGTGTGATGAGATCACAGGCCATGTCATCGGCCTTGATCTCAGCAGCAGCTACCTCTACGGCTCTATTGACTCAACTAGTAGCCTCTTCAATCTGACTCATCTTCAGAGTCTTGATCTTGCAGACAACCACTTCAACTATTCTCAAATACCCAGAGCTATCAAGCGGCTTTCTATGCTCACTAATCTCAACCTATCATACTCTGTCTTCTCTGGTCAAATTCCGTCAGAAGTTTCAGAACTATCTAAATTATCCAATCTTGATTTGTCGTATAACATTGGTCAAGTTCCTGGAGAAAATGTATTGGAACTCAAAAAGCCCAACAATTTGGAGACCCTTGTTTCAAACTTGACAAGCCTTGAGAAACTTCATCTCAGTTATGTTGACATATCATCGGCAGTGCCTAAATCATTGGACAATTTGTCTTCCTTGAAATCACTGCTCTTGGAGGATTGCAAATTGACAGGTGAATTCCCAATCAATATTTTTCAACTTCCAAATTTACAAAGTCTAAATGTGATGTTCAACAAAGATCTCACTGTAAGATTTCCTGTGGTACTTGACCAAAAGAGCTCTCTCAAGTCATTGCTATTAAGAGGCACTGGCTTCTCTGGGGATCTACCGTCATCGATTGAAAAACTTGCTTCTTTGACTGAGTTGGATGGAGGAAGTTGCAACTTTTCAGGAGTGATTCCAACCTCCATAGGTAAGCTGAAACAACTCACTTCTCTCGACCTTTCTAATAATTACTTTGTGGGACAAATCCCTTCTTCCATTGGAAACCTAACTCAGCTCAGCCGTTTAACTCTGTCCTCAAATCAATTTAGTGGTCCAATTCCTTTGTCATTCTCAAAACTCATAAATTTAGAAACCCTTTGGTTGGATGATAATAATTTAAGCGGAACTATGAATTTTGACATGTTTAATGGCCTAAAAAACCTCACTGGCCTTTTTCTATCCCGAAATAATTTTTCACTACTTGTTAGTCCTCATGAGATAAATGAAACATTTCCACAATTCACATCTCTACAATTGTCCAAATGCAATTTaagaaattttcctgaatttcTTAGGCATCAAAAACAAATTGAGTCTTTGGATCTTGGAGATAACCATATTGCTAGTCGAATACCAGATTGGATGTGGAACATGAGCATGGAAAGCTTGGACTCCATATCCCTTTCTAATAACTCCTTGATAGGAGAACTTTCACCTACAATATGTAGTCGTAGTTTTCTAAAAGTCCTTGACTTGTCCCATAACAGGTTAGGTGGTAAGCTTCCGCAATGTTTCGGTAACTTTAGTAAGTCATTGTCAATACTAAAGCTTAGAAACAACTCTTTTTCAGGCAACATTCCCCAATTTACAAATGGAAACCAACTGACAATTATTGATTTTGGTTATAATCTTTTTGAAGGGAAACTATCAAAATCACTTACGAATTGTAAGATGCTTGGTTACCTCAACGTTGAAAGAAATAATCTCAACGATGTTTTCCCTTATTGGTTGGGGATTCTTCGAGAGCTGAGAATTCTTATATTGCAAGGTAATGAATTCCATGGAGTTATAAGGGAGCCCAAAACAAACCATCGTCAATTTGCAAAGTTACGTATAATTGATATATCATTCAACTCCTTCAATGGAAGACTGCCAATTGAATACATACAGAGTTGGAAGGCCATGGAAAGTACAAGCGCTGAAGACTTTGAATATATGATGTCAATACCTTTTGAACTCAAAGAAAATAGTAGTGGTCTTACTCTTCGTATGAATTACTTTTTCCAAATTACAACAGCAATCAAAGGCAGGCATAGACACTATCAGTATATCCAAAATATTATTGCAGTTATAAATCTCTCCAACAATAAATTTGTTGGAGAAATTCCTGAAGCCATTGGAAACTTGAAGGAGCTCTATTCTCTTGACCTATCCAACAACCATCTCAAAGGTGGAATTCCATCATCACTGAGTAATCTAAGAGCTCTTGAATCCTTAGACATTTCTCAAAATGCTCTTTCAGGGAAGATCCCTATTGAGTTAGACCAACTTTCTTTCCTTCAATACTTCAATGTTTCACACAACCAACTCTCAGGATCTATACCACAATATCATCTTAGTACCTTTGAGGCCAGTTCCTACGAGGGAAATGTGGGATTATATGGTATGCCACTACAAAACTTTTGTGGACACTCCAGTTCACCAGAATACTCATTTCCATCATCAGAAGAAGAGTCAAGCTATATTTTTCAATTTGGCTGGAAAGTTGTTGCGATAGGATATGGATGTGGATTCTTAATTGGATCGTTTGTTGGGAAAATTGTGATTGCAAGAAAACCTAATTGGTTAGTGATGACCTTTGGGATAAGGAGCTGA